In a single window of the Flavobacterium sp. W4I14 genome:
- a CDS encoding pimeloyl-ACP methyl ester carboxylesterase (product_source=COG0596; cath_funfam=3.40.50.1820; cog=COG0596; superfamily=53474) yields the protein MNTYFISGLGADKRIFSKLRLNEKIKMTHIDWIGPNENESLASYAERLSKVIDLSQPFALVGVSFGGMIAVEIAKLLNPTTTIIISSTMLSTHLPSLYRFAGKLGILKFIPAKFLKSSNKLTQNYYFGTRSSSEKTLLSKIIKDTDPYFLKWAIGSILSWKNENRPERIYHIHGTNDKILYSKIAQPDFVIENGTHFTVYQNAQEISGIINTIILNSEID from the coding sequence ATGAATACTTACTTTATCAGTGGTTTAGGTGCCGATAAAAGGATTTTTTCTAAGCTAAGGCTTAATGAAAAAATCAAGATGACTCATATAGATTGGATTGGTCCGAATGAAAATGAATCATTAGCTTCTTACGCCGAACGATTAAGTAAGGTGATTGACTTAAGTCAACCATTTGCTTTGGTTGGCGTTTCTTTTGGCGGAATGATTGCTGTAGAAATAGCCAAGTTATTAAACCCTACCACAACGATTATTATTTCGAGCACCATGTTAAGTACTCACCTGCCATCATTATATCGTTTCGCGGGCAAGCTAGGTATACTAAAATTTATCCCCGCTAAGTTTTTAAAATCTTCGAACAAGCTCACTCAAAATTATTATTTTGGTACGCGTTCCAGTAGTGAGAAAACTTTGTTGAGCAAGATTATAAAAGATACAGATCCTTATTTTTTGAAATGGGCAATCGGAAGTATTTTAAGTTGGAAAAATGAAAACAGACCTGAACGGATTTATCACATTCATGGTACCAATGATAAAATTTTGTACTCAAAAATCGCACAACCCGATTTTGTGATTGAAAACGGAACGCACTTTACGGTTTATCAAAATGCCCAGGAAATTTCGGGAATTATTAATACCATAATATTGAATAGCGAAATCGATTAA